The Penaeus vannamei isolate JL-2024 chromosome 2, ASM4276789v1, whole genome shotgun sequence region ACTATCTTCCATTctatctctcctcgctctctctctctttctctctctctctctctctctctctctctctctctctctctctctctctctctctctctctctctctctctctctcctttccttttttctttctttctcttcctccctcccaccatccctttctctctctctctctcttttttccccagtcctccctccgtttctcccccttctctctttctcctcgtgcgtgtctgtgtttgaagCCGAATGCAAACGATGACGGTTGCATTTGACCTGTGAGTCTGTATGCTCACGAGTGTTAACATCTTCGGACAAAGTAAGGAAACACCCTAGTTTCAGATTTCAAGAAGAACGGCATTACTCATGATGAAACTGATTTgaagatttatgatatatatatatatgtatgtgtgtgtgtgtgtatgtgtgtgtgtgtgtgtgtgtaatgtatattatatagtaaCTATGAAAACTcttatatttgatattattgtCGATGTATTTATTAGACTCATGTTTTTGAACAACCTCAAGATTTAAAATCTTGTGCAAGAAATAAatggtatataatataatatataaagtgtTAATGTTTCAATAGAGCTTCCTTTGTGCCAGAGAATAGTCTTTGTTAAAAATATTATGTTAACTTTTTAAAACCTGTCATTATTCTCCTAAGTATATAATTCATGCATTGTGACATACATCGTAAGATTTCGTGATTCTTTATTGCCTGTTCTTTTGACGAATGCAGAACGTAGACTAACAATAGGCTTGTGAAAGTACAATATCGCCGGCGTTTTTGTTTGGTGTTATTGGCACAGGCAGTCGGTATAATTTGCTTTGTTATTTTCACCGGTCGCCTTTGTTAAATCCAGTTGCCTTCCGACATGATTGATTTGTCTTGTCTTGACAGATGTGTCCATTTTTGCAGTCTTTGCAAAGAGCGCCCTGGCATTGCGGGGAATTTAAACGTTCGAAAACGGCCGtgcagttttttatttattcatacatacaaagaagTATCAAAATCACTTGAAAATTAATTAATTCTTATCACAAAGCTCTATTATGCTATGACTAGGTACTGGCGTAGCGTTTTTGCTGGGAGCTGTCTCACTAGAAGCCGGTCTGAGGTCTGTAGGTTTTAGCAGTGGGAATGACAGCGGAGCCAAACGTGGCGGGACGGTGGGCGTCTCCGGAGTATGTCACGTGGGCAGTGTAGCCGTTCGTGGGGTCGACCACGTAAGTCACCTGCGGGAAGGCATCGTGAAGTGCATAAGGTAGAAGGGTATCCATcggtgtgtgtaggcgtgttcgcatgcatgtatgtgtatgtgtgtgtacatgtgtatggatagatgcacacacacacacacacacacacacacacacacacacacacacacacacacacacacacacacacacacacacacacacacacacacacacacacacacacacacattcatatatctatatttgtacaacacatacacatatacataatgacCTAAATATCTGTATGATGTTtgcataatcataatataaatgcataaaagATCATATCCCATTAGTTGAAAACAGTCGCTTGCTCACTGTCTGCTTGCGGCCGTCAGGCAAAAGGACGGTGTAGGACCCCCTGACGCTGGCGCCGTCCGAGGCCTCACTGTGGGCGAAGTCTGCGCCCGACTCGTCGTCCCTGACGGTGTATGCGAAGTCGTACGGCTCATGCACCTGGTGGCACGGTTGGCAAGGCGTTGGGGCTTTTCAGAAGTGAGGGTCAAGGCAAAGTTTTATGGGTACTAGATCTACGGTGAGTCATTTGACATTTGTGACCAAACCTGCTTGAGACTGTCAAACCCTCCTGCTACAATCACACGCCTACTATCACTGGGATATGAGGAATGGCCTTACCTCGGCAGGGTCTGGGTGAAAACTGTGCGAAACTGGCGCATCGTAGACATGGGGAGGGTCAGCCGGCAGGGCCAAGGTCGTACCCGTGAGCAAGAGCGAGGTcgtcagcatcaccaccatcatctttgcGGAAGAAAGCTCATCAGGAAAATGTTTGGACATTAGCGATTGGCAGGAGAAGAAGCTGCATTTTCTTCTGGCATTCCTCTTATCGCCTTATTTCCAAGTATAGCCTTTTCTCCACTCGTCAAGATCTCACAAAAAATGATTCAAACCTTTGCCTTCATGTCGCTGAAATGTTGCGTGATGAGTAAGTGCCAATAACGAAGAACAAGGAGGAATGGCCAGCTTTTGATCTGACACCGACCTTTATACCCTGCCTGCTTTCTTTGGCACTTGACCTTTGAAGACGTTTTGCTGATGTCATAATTTGCCTGCGTCTGATCTTGGAACTTGTAGATGGCTCGCGGAAAGAGGGGTGATGGTCGGAAGGCAGAGGAAGCACCACTTAAGTTACGAGGGCTGACGTATTATTTTTTTCGCGGGTTATTGAtaatttttggttgttttttacaTCAGATTTTGCATCttagatttattttttacatttcccAAGTCGTCGTCCGCCTACTGGTGTGAACTTGCTTGTCTCCTCCGGGATCTGCTTTCTCCTCGCCTAGCAACATTTTTCGCTTGTCGGGCCTCTACCTGTTCGGTTTTCTTTACGTTCGGCCGTTCGTGATCTCGTTCGTCTTGTTGACCAGCGACACGCGGGCGTCTGGCTTGCAACGGCACTGCAAGGCATCGGCAGTATTGATCTCCGTTTCAGAGCTGGAGTGGTTTCGAGTTCTCTGTGTCGATGGTATTTACTTGTTCAGAACAGCGGTAATAATATTTGCCGAGGCCGCGTTCTGCTCGCGTGGCAGCGCAGGGGGCGAAGTGGCCCTTCATGTCGAGATCGTGTGTTTCTGCGAAGGTATTTGCTGCCTCACCTTATTTGCATTTCCTTTTTCCAgcgattcattttatttatttttgtattcatttattttacgaAATTCTTTCCCCGTTTTCCGTTTTTCTCACAGAAACTGTCTAGATCTTTGATATGAGAATATGCCATTAACCACGTTTGCTTTGATGTCATCTTACATAAGCCGGTTGAACTCTGGGGCGAAGAAGTCTGTTCGGTAAGAAAGCCAAGGAAAGGTCAAAGTTAAGAGTAAAGAAACTgtaaatgatatgatatatatatatatgtgcgtgtgtgtgtatgtatcatatatatgtatatatatatatatatatatatatatatatatatatatatatatattatatatatatagagagagagagagggagagagggagagagagagagagagagagaggagagaggagagaaagaaagagaaagagaaagaatggaatagagaaagagaaaaaaatatatatagagagaatgaaatatgtatatatatatatatataaatatatatatatatatatatgaaatatatataaatatatatatatatatatatatatatagataaatatatatatatataaagagagagagagagagagagagagagagagagagagagagagagagagagagagagaggagagaaagaaagagaaagagaaagaatagaatagagaaagagaaaaaacatatagagagaatgaaatatgtatatatatatatatatatatatatatatatatatatagagagagagagagagagagagagagagagagagagagagagagagagagagagagagaggcaagagaggcaAGAGGCAAGGAACTAATTTGGAAATGGGCGAGGGGCCGGTTTACATTGCtacgggaggagggaaagagtgctGGAGGGAAaccaggaagagaaaaaaaagattgaagggGGAAACtgcagggaagggaagaaatgataAGACAAAACTAAGAACTACAAGAAGCGATGAAGATAATTGGAAGGAAGCGAGGGACGCTGAGAGGGCAGTCGAGATCTCCGTTTTATATTCTGGAAATTGGCAGACGTAATGCACACATGTTCTTGTGAtcgtgttttgttatcattatcgtcgtgcAAT contains the following coding sequences:
- the LOC113830257 gene encoding uncharacterized protein encodes the protein MLKLETLTEFNAEEEEEEEYAAPLNFHEFERENTEARGTASIGQTSARFRETSHEVKASETEINTADALQCRCKPDARVSLVNKTNEITNGRTPRNLSGASSAFRPSPLFPRAIYKFQDQTQANYDISKTSSKVKCQRKQAGYKGRCQIKSWPFLLVLRYWHLLITQHFSDMKAKMMVVMLTTSLLLTGTTLALPADPPHVYDAPVSHSFHPDPAEVHEPYDFAYTVRDDESGADFAHSEASDGASVRGSYTVLLPDGRKQTVTYVVDPTNGYTAHVTYSGDAHRPATFGSAVIPTAKTYRPQTGF